The genomic DNA TTCCGACCGCCTGTTGAGTGATGCAAAGCTGCTGCGTGCCAAGGTGGAGACGGTCAACATTGACGCCAGCCTGATGGTAACGGGTGCAGTCGAGCTGCTGAACGAAGTATCCACCTCCAAGGTGACGGGTGAAGAGGAACGGTATTCCCACACGGATTTGTACGACTTTGCAGCCAATGTAGAGGGCGCACAAAAAATATATGAGATTTTGAAAACAGATCTGAATCAAAAAGATGCGGCGCTGGAAAAGCAAATTGGCGAGCGCTTTGAGGCATTGCAGCAGGAATTGGCTCCTTTCAAGAAAGGCGAAGGCTATGTATCTTATACGAAGCTGAAACCGGAAGAAATTAAAAAGCTGAGCCAAAACCTCGATGCCCTGGCAGAGCCGTTGTCCCAAATGGGAAAATTGTTAGGAGTGTAACGATATGAAAGGCTTCAAGTGGCAAAAGGGAACGAGACAGGAACAGCAGCAGCGTACAGATACCCGTGAAGAACAGGTTGATCTGGTCCAAAAGGATGCTAAGTCAGAGGATGTTCTGCTAGAAAATGATGTGCGTTCAGCAAAGAGTAAATCTGTATCACGCCGGGATCTATTGAAGCTGGCCGGGGTCGGGGGACTGGGTCTTCTGCTCGGCGGCGGTGGTGTGGGAGCTGTGCTGACAGCCAGCCAACGGCTTGAAAGCATGATGACGGACGCAGATACCAAGGATGTGGTTCCTTTTTACGGGAAACATCAGGCTGGTATTGTGACTCCGGCACAGGATTTCATCTGCTTCGCCGCCTTTGATCTAACGACGAGTGACAAGGAACGGGTGCGCAGCCTGTTTAAAGCCTGGACAGAAGCCACCGCTACGATGACTTCCGGCGCGCTGATCGGCAACGATAACGAAAACCTCAACCTGCCTCCATCCGATACGGGCGAAGCGGCGGGATTATCGCCGTCACGGACGACGATTACCTTTGGTGTGGGTCCGTCCTTTTTTGATGGGCGCTACGGCCTGGCAGGGCTTAAACCTGCGGGACTTCGTGAGCTGCCCCGTTTTCAAGGGGATGCGCTGGACGACCAATGGTGTGGCGGCGATATTGGGGTACAGGTATGCGCCAATGATTTGCAGGTAGCTTTCCATGCCCTGCGTAATTTGGCGCGTATCGCCAGAGGAACGGCGGTGCTTCGCTGGACACAGGAAGGCTTCCAGCGGACAGCACAGGCCGATCCGGCGGGAAGCACGCCGCGCAATTTACTCGGCTTCAAGGACGGTACGGGGAACCCGGATACCTCCAAGGCTGACGAGATGAACCGTCTGGTATGGACACAGGCGAGTGATGGCCCCGCGTGGATGGGCGGCGGCAGCTATATGGCTGTGCGCCGTGTACGCATGCGGATTGAGGTATGGGATCGCTCGACACTGGGCGACCAGGAGGATACCTTTGGACGCCATCGCAGCAGCGGGGCCCCGCTGGGCAAGGCCAAGGAGTTCGACAAGCTTGATCTGGCGGCCACAAGTCCGGAAGGCAAGCCGATTACGCCCCCCACCTCTCATGTGGCATTGGCTCATGGGGACGGGAGCATTAATATTTTGCGACGGTCTTATTCTTATTCAAGCGGATTGGATAAGCAAACAGGACAGCTGGATGCCGGGCTGCTGTTCATCAGCTACCAGCGTGATCTGTTCAAGCAGTTCGTCCATATTCAGGAGAAGCTTGCACGCAATGACAAGCTGAACGAATACATTGTACACAAAGGCAGTGCGGTGTTCGCCTGCTTTCCGGGTGTATCGCAAGGCGGCTACATCGGGGATACGTTATTTTAGCAGCAGGCAAGGAAGGGGATTTATATGAATCGGCGCAATAAAAGCTTGGGATGGGTATTTCTGCTGGTGGCTCTGCTGCTGACAGCAACTCCGTTCATATCCGGCTCCGGGTCGGTCGCTTTCGCACAAACAGATGCCAAAGCTGCTTCCAATGATCAGCTCATGCCTGTGGTGGGTGGCGCACTGGTGGAGGCGGGACAAGCCCAATGGACGGAAGCCTCCAGGGACGTCAAAGAATTCCGTACGCTGTGGGAAGCTGCCAAAACAAACGGTGGTGATGCAGCCCATATCGCAGCGGTAGACAAGGCTCTCGCGGAGGCAGAGCAGGCACTTGCCAGCGGCGGCGGAGAACCAGCAAAAGCTGCACTGTCCGTGCTGGCTCGTTCGGCCAACGAATTTGTGACTGCTGCGGAAGGCGACAAGCCCGCCCCGGCTGGAGCCAAAGCAGCGGAAAAGCTGCTCCCCATGGCGAAGGGCAGTCTGGCTGCCATGCAAAAAGGCGATTGGACTGCGGCCCGCGCTGATTACGACCGGATCGTAAAAGCATGGTATCAGGTGGAGACACCGATTCGTTCGGACCATTTTCCGGTATATAGTGCGCTGGAAACTAAAATTAGCCTGATTCGCATCTCCATGCAAGCCGAGCCCATACGACAAGAGCAGGCTCTCAAGGAAATGCAGGAGCTAACGGCCTTGTTGTCGGATTACAGTCAAGGCAAGTTGGTGAACACGGGTCAAGAAGCTGGTGCAAACAACGCGGCTAATGGCTCATTAGCCTCGCTAAGTGATGCGGTCAAGCTCCTCGAATCCGCACGGCAGGATGCGGTAGCCAATCAGCCTGAGCAAGCGGCTGACAAGGTAGGGCGGTACATCGCCCTGTGGCCTTCGGTGGAAGGTCATGTGCAAATTTCCGATCCGGCGTCCTATACCGCGATTGAAAATGAAATGGCCGAGACTTCCGGTTATCTGCTGTCTTCTCCACCGAACACGGCCAAAGCCATCCAGACGCTGGATCAGATGCTGGAAAGGCTCCGTCCGTTGACGGAAGAGCGTTCCTACACCGCTTGGGATGCGGCACTGATTTTGCTGCGTGAGGGGCTGGAAGCCATTCTCGTGCTCGCGGCTCTGCTGGCGTATGCCAAAAAAAGCGGCGAAGCTGTGGCTGGTCGCTGGATATGGGCCGGTGCCGGAACAGGGCTGGTACTGAGCGGAATCCTGGCAGTGCTGTTCACTACACTGGTCGCGGCTGCCGCATCGGGCAGCATGCGTGAACTGCTAGAGGGTGTGACCGGACTGGTCGCGGTCGTGCTTATGCTGACTGTCGGTAGCTGGCTACATTCCAAATCCAATGCTGCCGCATGGAACCGCTTTGTCGAGAACAGCGTAGACAGCGCGCTGGCACGTGGTAGCCTGTGGTCGCTGTTCGCAGTTTCTGCGCTTGCGATTTTGCGTGAAGGCGCCGAGACGGCTATCTTTTATATCGGTATGGCCCCGGCCATCGAAACCTCTCAATTGCTGATTGGTATTGGCTCGGCAACTGTCATATTGGTTGTGCTGGCATTTGCGATCATCAAGTTTAGCGTACGATTGCCGATTCGCGCCTTTTTCCTGACAGCCACCATACTGATTTACTATCTCGTATTTCGCTTTCTCGGCGAAAGTATTCATTCGCTTCAGGTGGCTGGCAAGCTTCCGGGGCACACGGCCTCCTCGCTGCCATCCATTAGTTGGCTGGGCATGTATCCGACTTGGGAAACGTTCATCCCACAGGCCGCTGTGCTGATCTTCATGGTGTGGCAGCTTGTGCGTCAGGAAATGCGCAGCTCCAAGCAGCGTTAAGGTCCAAGCCTCACACATATAATTGAGGATTTTGCAAAATCCTGAATGCAAAAAAACGTCAAAACACAGGCCGATCTCTATCGGCCGACGGTTTTGGCGTTTTTTAGTCCTGAAAACGGAGTGCTGTTTTTACGATTAGAAAATGTCCTCCAACAACGGAATCATACGCTGATGATGCAGCAAGTCCGTACGGTCACCATGCTCACGAATTATGTGTACCTCACCGCGAAAATCCAGCAGCTCCGCCGGCGTAGCATGTCCCAGAAAATGCACCGGACTATAGCTTAGTCCATAAGCTCCTGCATTCGGAATGACAATATAATCGCCCTCCTGAATCGAAGGAAGCAGCGCTTTTTTCACAAGACAATCCTCGGGTGTACAAAGCGGTCCGACGATGCTCACGGTTTCCAGATCCACGGTTGCTTCTGGCTGAGGCTCCCCGATCCGGTCTGCGGCCTTCCCTAATGTTAGCTCGACAGCAGCAGCCTCTTGAACAGGCATGTCCTTCCCCTGTCCCATCTGAATCACCACTTCCTGTCCCTCTTGTCTACGCATAATTCGCAATGGATAGTTGTCCCTAATCCGACGTCCTCGAAAAGCAGCCGAGGCATAATGATTCATACCGCCATCAGCCACGACGAACTTCTCGCCCTTGGATTCCTTGGTGTACAACGCCCGACAGACGTACATACCCGCCTGAGCAACCAGATATCTGCCGCTTTCGATGATCAGCATAACACCTGGCAGACGGGATCGAGTTTGCTCGGCCATTGCGTTCAGTCCGTCAATCACTTGCCCCATATCCAACGGCTGCTCATGAGTAAAATAAGGAACACCAAACCCGCCGCCCAAATTTACCGTATGCATCGCCACACCATACTGATCCTGTATCCGTTCTGCCAATTGAAGAGTATTCGCAAATGAAGCTAAAATCTGATCCGCTTTCAGCATTTGCGTACCTGTATACACCTGAATGCCCTGGAAAAATACATGTGGACAATCTTCCAGCACCGTAAAAAAGTGATCCAATTGCCCCTCGTCCACACCAAAGGGACGAGGAACGCCGCCCATTTTGATCGTCGATCCCGACAAATCGTTATCGGGATTCACACGAACCGCAGCGCGGACAAACAAGCCTGCTCGGGCAGCAATATCCTCCAGCAGGTGCAGTTCCCGCACCGACTCGACATGAATGCAGCCGATTCCACAGGCTACCGCCTCACTCAGTTCGGCTACCGTTTTTCCCGGCCCGGCGTACAACACATCTTCTGGGGCATACCCGGCCTCCATCGCAACGAACATTTCTCCGGCCGAAGCGATTTCGACGCCACAGCCTAACGAGCGAAGCAATCCCGCCAAGGCTACGTTGCCATTGGCCTTGAGTGCGTAATGCACACGCACAGCCGGGTGCAGCCGGGATAGTAGCGAGCTGACATGAGCATACAGCGCGTCGCCATCGTAATAATAAAATGGCGTCGGATGTTCGCCGAAGCGTTCCAGCAAGGCTTCGTCCTTTTTATCCATCTGCTGAATCTCCTCCCTTCTTCTTTTTCCTATTCCGCATAGATCGTCTGGCCTGAACGGGCGGCCTGATGAATAGCTGCCAGCAATCTGACGCGCTCGGCGGCCTCGTGGAACGGAACAGGCTCCGCGACTCCCCGGATGATATTGCAAAACGCCTCCAACTGATTGACGTAATAGTTCATGGGCTCGAAAACGGTTTTCATTTTGGAGACTGCCATGGTATCCTTCGTTATTTCCGTCTTGAGCGTTATTTTATAAAAGCCCAGATTCGCCCGAAAGCAGTCCTGCAAAGTAACTACCGCCGAATCAAAGGTTAATACATGAGCGCAGCGGTATGGCCGCTCAAATGAAAAGAGGGCGGATGCCTCCAATCCCCCCGGATAGCGGGCCTGTGCACGAAATGTCCAGTCACAGCCGTTAGGACCGTCGAAATCCGATTGACTGCGGAACTCCGCCTGCTCCAGTCCAGCGACTGCCTGAAGAAACTGGAGCCAATACACGCCCAAATCCCAAAAGCATCCCCCGCCCTGCTCCGGTCGGGATCTATAATTCTCCGCATGCCCATCCTTTGCGGGAATGCACAGGCTGGTTGTTATGGAGCGCAAACAACCATAGCGACCGGAATCCACGATATTGCGCAGCTCGCGCTGCCAAGGATGATGCTGCACCATGACTCCTTCCAGCAGGTGAACGCTGCTCTGCCCGACTGCCGCTTCCAGGGGAGCCAGCTCCGCCGTATTCAGACATAACGGCTTCTCCACAAGCACATGCTTGTGAGCCTGTAATGCTTTACCGATCCACTCCGCATGCAGATCGTTACTCAGCGCAATATACACGGCGTCAATCTCCGGGTCGCTCAGCATATCCTCGGCATGCCGATAAACGACACTAACGCCGAAACGGTCCGCCAAATCTCCTGCCTTGGCAACGGTTCGGTTCGCAAGCGCGGTTACACGGGCCCCGGTAACGTAACGGATCGGCTCCAGCAGCGCACGAGGGGCAATGGCTGAACAGCCAATGAGGCCAAAGCGAATATCCCGTACCGCAGGCTCTTGTGCGGCGGCAGCGGTGTTCATGACCCTTTCTCCAATCCCGTTGAGCTTACTTGCACTTGGGCGTTCCTTACATATGACTCCACGTAGCGTGGTGTCTGACTACGCAACTCCACGATCTTCCGGTGCATGTCCTCCAGAATCTCAGCGCCGCCACCATAGATTTGCATCCACGTATCGTACCGTATCCCCAGTCCCAGCCGTTCCCACAGATCCGCATTATGCATTTCATGCACACCGAACGGCTCCAGCATAATGAGTGGAGTGGCTGTGGCGAACGAATCTGCCAGACTACCCCCGCCGGGCTTGCTGACAATGGCCTGGACATGACATGCCTGGTCTAGCATGCTATGGTAATCTGGCCTGGCCTCATACAACGTCTCCTCGCCTGCCTTCACCTCACCAAAAGGCGGAAAGGTATGCTCCCCGGCTTCATTCCGCTGCCATGTTCTCCACTGCGGGTCCATTCGGAAATAGCGTATACCGTCCCGCTGCTCATCTGGCTGATCCTGATCATACAGCAGCAAATCCAGCTCCCAGCCCGCCTCTTCCAGCCGTCCGACCTTTTCACGGTACGTGCCCATACCCCAACCGCCGCCATGCACAAATAAGCGGGATTTCCGGGCCTCAAAGGGAACATGCTCTACAGCCGGGACATCAATATAGTGGCTGACTTTATTTTGGTCACTTTCAAAAAATGTCATTTCTCCACACCCATCGGCAAAATGCGGGTTGTGCTTGGCTAGATTTTTCCATGAAGGAGAAGGCGTGGAATCCATATACACAATGTCCACATGTACTGATCCCGGCTCCCTGCGCTTGCGATACTCCTCCAGCACATACATCCAATGGCCGGACAAGCATATAAAATGCCGCCGATCTTCCTCTATCCATCGGGTCAGCAGCACTTCCATGGCAGCGAGATCAAGCGAATTGCGCATATCCTGGGGAACCTTCTGTGACATTAAGGCCACAGCGAAATTATCATGGTACGCTTTGCGGCTTTTGTCCACCTTGAGACGGGCCGACTCAGGCAGCACATTTTCAAATACATGAATCGCCGTCTCCACACCCAACCTGCGAAGACCCGCTTGCATAAGCAAGCCGGGAGTATAAAAGCCCAATCCAAAACCGGAACACAAAATCGTTACCTTCATACTCTTGTGCATACTCATGCTCATACGCCTCCCGTTTAATTCAGCACTGTAAAATGATGCTCCGCCAAAAAATGCTCCAGCTTCGTAGTCAGACGCATTTTTTCCTTATCACCCGCGGCAACCAGTTCCAAATAAAGACGACCTTTTCCACGTGCTACGCCTTCAGGCCCACCAGACACGGAAGGACCGTCACCACTGCTAATCCCGCTAACACGAGCCTGCTTGGCAGACAACCTGCCCCCGCGCTCCGTTGTATTTCTGCTTGGGGTGCTCTTAGGACCTGCATTCCTGTTTTCGCCATCTCGTCCGCCCGTGTTCACATACAGCGTATTGGCACCCAGCGGCATCACGCCTTCTTCACTCTCGCCTGTGAACAGCAGTCCCTCACATTCCAGCCCTTCCAGCAATTCTTCATAGGACAAACTGCCGTCATGGGACAACGAATAATTCGTCAGCGTGCCACGCATATTTTTCCCAGCTAAAAAGGTGTCCAATTGGTGCTTGATCAGACTCATGGATTTACGGGCGTTAATTTCGATAATAGGCTCCAGCTTCCCACCCCGAAGTGTCATCGAGTCAATGCAGACGTCGCCGTAATAACCGTCCTGATACAACTGCTTCCCTACATCCTGCATTAAGCGAAAATAGCCCTCACGCTCCAGCCGCTCCATAAAAGCCTCATCCGGCGACAACGATTCCCGGTAGGCGAATTGGGTGTTAGCCAGCCACTGCACAGACAGGATATCGACACTTCCGTTATCACCAATCGTAAATTGGCATGAAAAATCCTGCTCCTTCTCCAGAAAAGGCTCCAGAAGGAACAGTACGCGTTTGCCTTTTCGTTCCTGTCCACGTAAATACGATACAATCCGGTCCAGCATCTGTGTTGAGGTAATGTGCAGGTTTCCTTTGCCCGATACGCCAAAATCATCCTTGATTAAAAAGCTTCCATCCCGCAGCAGCTTGCGTCCCGCCTCGGCTACATCCGCAAACGAAGTCACAATATAGCCGGGATGACGCAGACCGAGACTGCGTTTTAAATCGGAAGAATAGGTTTTGGCATTCACCTTGCGGATCGTTTCCAGCGGCGGCTGATGCAGCGTAATACCCCAGGCGCGTGCGGCCTCCTCCACATGAGGCAAACCCGCAAACGGGCTAAGCACACATCCCTCCAGTTGCGGAAAACCCGTACTGGTATCGGCCTTGCGACTGCCCAGCAGTTCAAAAACAGAAGCCGCCGACACATTCCCCGCCTGCTCCGTTCCGTCAGTCAAATCCCGTTCATTCACAGCCGGGCGAAAGCCCAACTGCGCGATATACTGACGATGTACAGGCGAAATCGCATAGCGGGTCAACAACGCATCTCCCGGCTGGCAAAAGCTGAACAGCAGCTCATCCATTGCCGCCACAATCGCAGAAGAAGCCCGGTCAGGAATGGCGGGCAAGGAGGCTAGCTGGGCATCACGCCAGTAAGCCTCCGCCTCGAACGTTCCCATATACAAATGACGCTGGTTCGGTATCGCGTTCATATGATTCGCTTCCTTTCCTACTTCGCTTGTACAGCACCATCCCAATAATCCGCTTTCCATGTATATTTTCAACTCATATATGGCAGTACCGCTACTGGCTTGCACTTGTATAATCACGCAAGGCAAACTGCCATATAAAGCGGATCACCGCCAGTAGCCAGATCGGGGCGAGGAATGCCCATATGATCAAACCGGGTTCCATTTTGCCCAGAATAAACATGGGTGGAAAATTACAAATCACAAACACTGGAAGCACAAACAAGCCGATACGCTGGATCAGGTTACTATATACCGCCATCGGCACATAGTTCGTCTCGAAAATGCTGTTGGACAGCTCCGTCACCCCGTTCGTGCGGATGATCCAGAAGGCTAGCAGTTGGGGCAGCAAAAACACAGAATAGGCCGTCAACACTCCGCAACCGAGCAACACAGTAAAGCCCCCGACCGTTTCAAAATTAAACGGCAGACCGAGCTTATACCAGCCAATGCCCGTCATGATTCCGCCGCCGACTACGTTTGGAATGGTGTAGCCCAGCTCAAATTGCCGCAGCGTCACCATAAATTGCAGGGACACCGGCTTGGTCATGAGCACATCCAATGAACCGGTACGGATTTTGTCAGGCAGACTTGTAAAATTGCTGTAGAACAAGCCGCTGTAAAACCCGCTCATCATCGTAAATACGCCGATATATAGCAGCACCGCGTCAGGAGACCAGCCGTTAATATCCGTCCCGGCCCGGTATGGAACCGAGGCGTACAGCAGCTTGATGAGCAAATAAGCAGTTTCAACCAGAAAAGCAGTAATGAAATTAATGCGGTATTCCATCTGCGACATGACGGAAAACTGGACGAACTTCCAGTACAGTCGGATATAACGCCCAGCGTTTCGGAAAACATTTTTCATGTTAACCTCCTACCGAGACAAAGCGTTTGACCCCGGCTTGCCACACCCGGCGCGATACGGCCGCCAGCACTACAATCCAGAGCCATTGCACGCCAATGCCTTCAGCGGCTTCCAGCATGGTCAGCTTGCCCGTTAATGCGTTCACCGGAAAAAATACGGTGTAGCTAAACGGGAGCAAACTGAACATGCGGGCCAAAACGTCTCCAAAAATCGTCAGCGGAAACACGGTGCCACTAGCTACATAAATGACGAGCGACAGCGTGTAAAATAGTCCCCCCGATTCCGTCACCCAAAAGGCTATGCCGCTCAGCGCGTAATAGACCACAAAATTGAGCACCAGCGCCCCTGGCAACGCCAATATGTAAAGCAGGATATACGACAGCCCGAAGCTGATTCGTCCTTCCAGGCTAAGGCACAGCAGTAGAATTGCAGCCGCCAGCAGCACTACTGCGGACTGTACCGCCTTGCCTCCAATAAACCGACAAAAACGGTAAGCAAAATAATGTACAGGCTGCACCATGAATTTGGCCAGTCCGCCTTCCTTGATGTCTGTAGCAATTTCGTATTCAAAACCCGTAGCGATCAGCTTCCCGGTTACCCCTGCCATGACTACATACACCAGCATTTCCGGCAAAGAGTAGCCCAGCACCCTTGCTTGTCCCGAAGAACCGAATACCGCAAGCCAGAGAAAAATTTGGGTCATGATCGGCAGCATGAACCCCGCCATCTGGAGCCAGTAATTGGCCCGGTATTCCATTTCGTTTTGCATACCAAGCTGGAGCACCTTCATATATTTGTTATTTCGCATCAGCTAGCCTGCCTCCATCGTACAAATTGGCTATCCCCTCTTCCAACGGGACGTCCTCAATCGTAAAATCAATGACAGACAGCGCATCCAATATCTTTTTGGACCAGGTCAGAGTATCTTCTGCATCCAGCTCAAATACCGCCTCCAGCTCCGAGTTGGAGCGCAGCTTGCCAAGTCCCGCCAACGTCAGGTTAGGCACAGGGCTCTCCAGTCGAACCTTGAGCAGCTTGCGGGCACCGATCACCTCATTCACCTTTTTCAAATCCCCGTCATACACCAGTCTTCCCCCGCTGATAATGATGGATCTGCTGCACAAGTCCTCAATATCCTTCATGTAATGGCTTGTCAGCAGGATGGTCGTCCGGTGTGTGCGGTTATAGGCTTTGAAAAACTCGCGAATGCGCCGCTGGGAAACCAGATCCAGTCCAATGGTCGGCTCGTCCAGCAAGATGACCCGTGGGCGATGCAGCAGCGCGGCAATCAGCTCCATTTTCATACGCTCGCCGAGAGATAAGCGCCGAACCTGAACATGAAGCTGCTCCTCCACCCCAAGCAGGGTAACCAGCTCGTCCAGCGCCTCCTTGTAATGACTTTCATCTATCTCGTAAATAAGCTTGTTCAGTTCGAACGACTCGCTGGCAGGCAAATCCCACCAGAGCTGGTTTTTCTGTCCCATCACGATGGAAAACTGCCGTTTAAACTCCTTTTGCCGCTTCCACGGGGTAAAGCCAAGTACAGATGCCTCCCCGTCACTGGGATGGAGAATGCCGGACAGCATTTTGAGCGTCGTTGTTTTGCCAGCCCCGTTTGGACCGAGAAATCCGACAATTTCGCCTTCCTCAATGGTGAAGCTGACATCCCGTACGGCCTCCTTGGTCAGCTTTTCCCGCCTGAACAGGTTTTGTAATGATTTGCGCACGCCCGGCTCCTTTTTATAGTACGTAAACGTTTTCGACAAGTGATTCAATGTAATGGACGGCATTCAATTCTCCTCCTCTTTCATCTGTCCGTGACACCTTGGTGAGCCGTTTCCTGATATGATTTACCTGATACGTTATGCCTAATTACTCGGTTGCTTGCTCAGCTAAAATCATCAATTCCTCCAGCATGTGCCGCTGTTTGTCAATCAAGCTGAGGGCGCGTTCGGTAATGTCAGGCATCCGTTGCTTACGCAGTTGAAGACCTGTTTTGTAAATATGCAGGTTGAGCTTATGCCATTCCGCATGCAATGACTGCGCTAATTCCACCACATGCTGCGCTCGCGGTCCCAATGTCT from Paenibacillus sp. FSL R10-2782 includes the following:
- a CDS encoding UDP-glucuronosyltransferase, translating into MSMHKSMKVTILCSGFGLGFYTPGLLMQAGLRRLGVETAIHVFENVLPESARLKVDKSRKAYHDNFAVALMSQKVPQDMRNSLDLAAMEVLLTRWIEEDRRHFICLSGHWMYVLEEYRKRREPGSVHVDIVYMDSTPSPSWKNLAKHNPHFADGCGEMTFFESDQNKVSHYIDVPAVEHVPFEARKSRLFVHGGGWGMGTYREKVGRLEEAGWELDLLLYDQDQPDEQRDGIRYFRMDPQWRTWQRNEAGEHTFPPFGEVKAGEETLYEARPDYHSMLDQACHVQAIVSKPGGGSLADSFATATPLIMLEPFGVHEMHNADLWERLGLGIRYDTWMQIYGGGAEILEDMHRKIVELRSQTPRYVESYVRNAQVQVSSTGLEKGS
- a CDS encoding Gfo/Idh/MocA family oxidoreductase, which gives rise to MNTAAAAQEPAVRDIRFGLIGCSAIAPRALLEPIRYVTGARVTALANRTVAKAGDLADRFGVSVVYRHAEDMLSDPEIDAVYIALSNDLHAEWIGKALQAHKHVLVEKPLCLNTAELAPLEAAVGQSSVHLLEGVMVQHHPWQRELRNIVDSGRYGCLRSITTSLCIPAKDGHAENYRSRPEQGGGCFWDLGVYWLQFLQAVAGLEQAEFRSQSDFDGPNGCDWTFRAQARYPGGLEASALFSFERPYRCAHVLTFDSAVVTLQDCFRANLGFYKITLKTEITKDTMAVSKMKTVFEPMNYYVNQLEAFCNIIRGVAEPVPFHEAAERVRLLAAIHQAARSGQTIYAE
- a CDS encoding ABC-2 family transporter protein, with translation MKNVFRNAGRYIRLYWKFVQFSVMSQMEYRINFITAFLVETAYLLIKLLYASVPYRAGTDINGWSPDAVLLYIGVFTMMSGFYSGLFYSNFTSLPDKIRTGSLDVLMTKPVSLQFMVTLRQFELGYTIPNVVGGGIMTGIGWYKLGLPFNFETVGGFTVLLGCGVLTAYSVFLLPQLLAFWIIRTNGVTELSNSIFETNYVPMAVYSNLIQRIGLFVLPVFVICNFPPMFILGKMEPGLIIWAFLAPIWLLAVIRFIWQFALRDYTSASQ
- a CDS encoding ABC transporter ATP-binding protein yields the protein MPSITLNHLSKTFTYYKKEPGVRKSLQNLFRREKLTKEAVRDVSFTIEEGEIVGFLGPNGAGKTTTLKMLSGILHPSDGEASVLGFTPWKRQKEFKRQFSIVMGQKNQLWWDLPASESFELNKLIYEIDESHYKEALDELVTLLGVEEQLHVQVRRLSLGERMKMELIAALLHRPRVILLDEPTIGLDLVSQRRIREFFKAYNRTHRTTILLTSHYMKDIEDLCSRSIIISGGRLVYDGDLKKVNEVIGARKLLKVRLESPVPNLTLAGLGKLRSNSELEAVFELDAEDTLTWSKKILDALSVIDFTIEDVPLEEGIANLYDGGRLADAK
- a CDS encoding FTR1 family protein; the protein is MNRRNKSLGWVFLLVALLLTATPFISGSGSVAFAQTDAKAASNDQLMPVVGGALVEAGQAQWTEASRDVKEFRTLWEAAKTNGGDAAHIAAVDKALAEAEQALASGGGEPAKAALSVLARSANEFVTAAEGDKPAPAGAKAAEKLLPMAKGSLAAMQKGDWTAARADYDRIVKAWYQVETPIRSDHFPVYSALETKISLIRISMQAEPIRQEQALKEMQELTALLSDYSQGKLVNTGQEAGANNAANGSLASLSDAVKLLESARQDAVANQPEQAADKVGRYIALWPSVEGHVQISDPASYTAIENEMAETSGYLLSSPPNTAKAIQTLDQMLERLRPLTEERSYTAWDAALILLREGLEAILVLAALLAYAKKSGEAVAGRWIWAGAGTGLVLSGILAVLFTTLVAAAASGSMRELLEGVTGLVAVVLMLTVGSWLHSKSNAAAWNRFVENSVDSALARGSLWSLFAVSALAILREGAETAIFYIGMAPAIETSQLLIGIGSATVILVVLAFAIIKFSVRLPIRAFFLTATILIYYLVFRFLGESIHSLQVAGKLPGHTASSLPSISWLGMYPTWETFIPQAAVLIFMVWQLVRQEMRSSKQR
- a CDS encoding ABC-2 family transporter protein, which translates into the protein MRNNKYMKVLQLGMQNEMEYRANYWLQMAGFMLPIMTQIFLWLAVFGSSGQARVLGYSLPEMLVYVVMAGVTGKLIATGFEYEIATDIKEGGLAKFMVQPVHYFAYRFCRFIGGKAVQSAVVLLAAAILLLCLSLEGRISFGLSYILLYILALPGALVLNFVVYYALSGIAFWVTESGGLFYTLSLVIYVASGTVFPLTIFGDVLARMFSLLPFSYTVFFPVNALTGKLTMLEAAEGIGVQWLWIVVLAAVSRRVWQAGVKRFVSVGG
- a CDS encoding type III PLP-dependent enzyme, whose protein sequence is MDKKDEALLERFGEHPTPFYYYDGDALYAHVSSLLSRLHPAVRVHYALKANGNVALAGLLRSLGCGVEIASAGEMFVAMEAGYAPEDVLYAGPGKTVAELSEAVACGIGCIHVESVRELHLLEDIAARAGLFVRAAVRVNPDNDLSGSTIKMGGVPRPFGVDEGQLDHFFTVLEDCPHVFFQGIQVYTGTQMLKADQILASFANTLQLAERIQDQYGVAMHTVNLGGGFGVPYFTHEQPLDMGQVIDGLNAMAEQTRSRLPGVMLIIESGRYLVAQAGMYVCRALYTKESKGEKFVVADGGMNHYASAAFRGRRIRDNYPLRIMRRQEGQEVVIQMGQGKDMPVQEAAAVELTLGKAADRIGEPQPEATVDLETVSIVGPLCTPEDCLVKKALLPSIQEGDYIVIPNAGAYGLSYSPVHFLGHATPAELLDFRGEVHIIREHGDRTDLLHHQRMIPLLEDIF
- the efeB gene encoding iron uptake transporter deferrochelatase/peroxidase subunit; translation: MKGFKWQKGTRQEQQQRTDTREEQVDLVQKDAKSEDVLLENDVRSAKSKSVSRRDLLKLAGVGGLGLLLGGGGVGAVLTASQRLESMMTDADTKDVVPFYGKHQAGIVTPAQDFICFAAFDLTTSDKERVRSLFKAWTEATATMTSGALIGNDNENLNLPPSDTGEAAGLSPSRTTITFGVGPSFFDGRYGLAGLKPAGLRELPRFQGDALDDQWCGGDIGVQVCANDLQVAFHALRNLARIARGTAVLRWTQEGFQRTAQADPAGSTPRNLLGFKDGTGNPDTSKADEMNRLVWTQASDGPAWMGGGSYMAVRRVRMRIEVWDRSTLGDQEDTFGRHRSSGAPLGKAKEFDKLDLAATSPEGKPITPPTSHVALAHGDGSINILRRSYSYSSGLDKQTGQLDAGLLFISYQRDLFKQFVHIQEKLARNDKLNEYIVHKGSAVFACFPGVSQGGYIGDTLF